The Rhineura floridana isolate rRhiFlo1 chromosome 15, rRhiFlo1.hap2, whole genome shotgun sequence genome window below encodes:
- the NOP53 gene encoding ribosome biogenesis protein NOP53 isoform X1 yields the protein MAPVTGSCLTLVRSTSCSRRKNWSTPPSLRLSWSKMASPASSQAASAESFLGFGPNSRDPGRLPSRRAGGLGARNRKKGWKRWRGPEAKLGRELGDWLEEKAAELRNLGGPVSEKPNESLFFVDVSSKEKGQNRKCGKEKPLKIDMILQPDSKVPPPKDILAHQVPNGRKLKRKQRLWEKLADKGVVPRKERLLQERLRKAPAVKGSSTEADSGTNPSRGFYDIWSDSNPLDEALAGKDTWFLEQTKKQPVKRPERLKKAPSQLPAVEVISPGGSYNPSFQAHQALLLQAHEMELKRQKAVERLERQLNFPTAAEAPTQETVFKEQCEGLLEEESDEEGRQESPLEPQEEEPQADSTPPPRFPQAAAGEKKTERQRKKEKEAKRLKTRELGKKAARLRRQELFQLRSLRLQVKQREAELLCRKRAREAKREAEANKPRRLGKLKYEDPDLDVQLSAELAESLRTLKPEGSILRDRFKSLQKRNLIEPRERAKFKRKYRLKYVEKRAFREITWS from the exons ATGGCGCCCGTCACCGGAAGTTGTCTCACCCTCGTGCGCTCTACTTCCTGTTCGCGTAGAAAGAACTGGAGCACCCCTCCTTCTCTCAGACTTTCATGGTCCAAGATGGCGTCACCTGCTTCTTCCCAGGCGGCGTCGGCGGAGAGTTTTTTGGGCTTCGGCCCCAACTCGCGTGACCCGGGCCGGCTCCCTTCGCGGCGGGCCGGTGGTCTGGGTGCTAGGAACCGCAAGAAGGGCTGGAAGCGCTGGCGGGGGCCGGAGGCCAAGCTGGGCCGGGAGCTCGGAGACTggctggaggagaaggcagccgAACTGCGGAACTTGGG AGGGCCAGTGTCAGAGAAGCCAAATGAAAGCCTATTCTTTGTAGACGTCAGCAGTAAAGAAAAAG GCCAAAACCGGAAGTGTGGCAAAGAAAAACCGTTGAAGATTGACATGATCCTACAGCCTGATTCCAAAGTGCCTCCACCCAAAGA CATCCTCGCCCACCAGGTCCCCAACGGCAGGAAACTGAAACGGAAACAGCGGCTCTGGGAGAAGCTGGCAGACAAAGGCGTTGTGCCCCGGAAAGAGCGCCTCCTTCAGGAGAGGTTGCGGAAAGCACCAGCGGTGAAAGGCAGCTCCACGGAAGCAGACAGTGGCACCAATCCCTCCAGGGGGTTCTATGATATTTGGTCAGACTCAA ACCCACTGGATGAAGCCCTGGCCGGGAAGGATACCTGGTTCCTGGAGCAGACCAAAAAACAGCCTGTGAAG CGCCCAGAGAGGCTGAAGAAGGCTCCATCCCAGCTACCAGCTGTGGAGGTCATCTCCCCAGGAGGGTCTTACAATCCCAGTTTCCAAGCTCACCAG GCACTCCTCCTCCAAGCCCATGAAATGGAGCTGAAGAGGCAGAAGGCAGTGGAGAGACTGGAACGTCAGCTGAATTTTCCCACAGCAGCTGAAGCCCCCACCCAG GAGACAGTGTTCAAGGAGCAGTGCGAAGGACTCCTGGAGGAGGAGTCAGACGAGGAAGGGAGGCAGGAAAGCCCGTTGGAGCCGCAGGAGGAAGAGCCGCAGGCAGACTCCACTCCTCCACCTCGTTTTCCCCAAGCAGCGGCaggagaaaagaaaacagagcGGCAGCGGAAGAAGGAGAAAGAGGCCAAGCGGCTG AAAACCCGGGAGTTGGGCAAGAAGGCAGCCCGGCTCCGGCGGCAGGAGCTGTTCCAGCTGCGCTCTCTCCGGCTGCAGGTGAAGCAGCGGGAGGCGGAGTTGTTGTGCCGGAAACGAGCACGGGAGGCCAAGCGGGAGGCAGAAGCCAACAAGCCCAGGCGGCTGGGCAAGCTCAA GTACGAAGATCCTGACCTGGATGTGCAGTTGAGCGCTGAACTGGCTGAGTCTCTAAGGACGCTGAAG CCTGAAGGCAGCATCCTGAGGGACCGGTTCAAGAGCCTACAAAAACGCAACCTCATAGAGCCAAGAGAACGTGCAAA GTTCAAAAGGAAATACCGCCTGAAATATGTTGAAAAACGTGCCTTCCGGGAGATCAC TTGGTCTTGA
- the NOP53 gene encoding ribosome biogenesis protein NOP53 isoform X2, with the protein MAPVTGSCLTLVRSTSCSRRKNWSTPPSLRLSWSKMASPASSQAASAESFLGFGPNSRDPGRLPSRRAGGLGARNRKKGWKRWRGPEAKLGRELGDWLEEKAAELRNLGGPVSEKPNESLFFVDVSSKEKGQNRKCGKEKPLKIDMILQPDSKVPPPKDILAHQVPNGRKLKRKQRLWEKLADKGVVPRKERLLQERLRKAPAVKGSSTEADSGTNPSRGFYDIWSDSNPLDEALAGKDTWFLEQTKKQPVKRPERLKKAPSQLPAVEVISPGGSYNPSFQAHQALLLQAHEMELKRQKAVERLERQLNFPTAAEAPTQETVFKEQCEGLLEEESDEEGRQESPLEPQEEEPQADSTPPPRFPQAAAGEKKTERQRKKEKEAKRLKTRELGKKAARLRRQELFQLRSLRLQVKQREAELLCRKRAREAKREAEANKPRRLGKLKYEDPDLDVQLSAELAESLRTLKPEGSILRDRFKSLQKRNLIEPRERAKFKRKYRLKYVEKRAFREITL; encoded by the exons ATGGCGCCCGTCACCGGAAGTTGTCTCACCCTCGTGCGCTCTACTTCCTGTTCGCGTAGAAAGAACTGGAGCACCCCTCCTTCTCTCAGACTTTCATGGTCCAAGATGGCGTCACCTGCTTCTTCCCAGGCGGCGTCGGCGGAGAGTTTTTTGGGCTTCGGCCCCAACTCGCGTGACCCGGGCCGGCTCCCTTCGCGGCGGGCCGGTGGTCTGGGTGCTAGGAACCGCAAGAAGGGCTGGAAGCGCTGGCGGGGGCCGGAGGCCAAGCTGGGCCGGGAGCTCGGAGACTggctggaggagaaggcagccgAACTGCGGAACTTGGG AGGGCCAGTGTCAGAGAAGCCAAATGAAAGCCTATTCTTTGTAGACGTCAGCAGTAAAGAAAAAG GCCAAAACCGGAAGTGTGGCAAAGAAAAACCGTTGAAGATTGACATGATCCTACAGCCTGATTCCAAAGTGCCTCCACCCAAAGA CATCCTCGCCCACCAGGTCCCCAACGGCAGGAAACTGAAACGGAAACAGCGGCTCTGGGAGAAGCTGGCAGACAAAGGCGTTGTGCCCCGGAAAGAGCGCCTCCTTCAGGAGAGGTTGCGGAAAGCACCAGCGGTGAAAGGCAGCTCCACGGAAGCAGACAGTGGCACCAATCCCTCCAGGGGGTTCTATGATATTTGGTCAGACTCAA ACCCACTGGATGAAGCCCTGGCCGGGAAGGATACCTGGTTCCTGGAGCAGACCAAAAAACAGCCTGTGAAG CGCCCAGAGAGGCTGAAGAAGGCTCCATCCCAGCTACCAGCTGTGGAGGTCATCTCCCCAGGAGGGTCTTACAATCCCAGTTTCCAAGCTCACCAG GCACTCCTCCTCCAAGCCCATGAAATGGAGCTGAAGAGGCAGAAGGCAGTGGAGAGACTGGAACGTCAGCTGAATTTTCCCACAGCAGCTGAAGCCCCCACCCAG GAGACAGTGTTCAAGGAGCAGTGCGAAGGACTCCTGGAGGAGGAGTCAGACGAGGAAGGGAGGCAGGAAAGCCCGTTGGAGCCGCAGGAGGAAGAGCCGCAGGCAGACTCCACTCCTCCACCTCGTTTTCCCCAAGCAGCGGCaggagaaaagaaaacagagcGGCAGCGGAAGAAGGAGAAAGAGGCCAAGCGGCTG AAAACCCGGGAGTTGGGCAAGAAGGCAGCCCGGCTCCGGCGGCAGGAGCTGTTCCAGCTGCGCTCTCTCCGGCTGCAGGTGAAGCAGCGGGAGGCGGAGTTGTTGTGCCGGAAACGAGCACGGGAGGCCAAGCGGGAGGCAGAAGCCAACAAGCCCAGGCGGCTGGGCAAGCTCAA GTACGAAGATCCTGACCTGGATGTGCAGTTGAGCGCTGAACTGGCTGAGTCTCTAAGGACGCTGAAG CCTGAAGGCAGCATCCTGAGGGACCGGTTCAAGAGCCTACAAAAACGCAACCTCATAGAGCCAAGAGAACGTGCAAA GTTCAAAAGGAAATACCGCCTGAAATATGTTGAAAAACGTGCCTTCCGGGAGATCAC GTTATAG
- the NOP53 gene encoding ribosome biogenesis protein NOP53 isoform X3: MAPVTGSCLTLVRSTSCSRRKNWSTPPSLRLSWSKMASPASSQAASAESFLGFGPNSRDPGRLPSRRAGGLGARNRKKGWKRWRGPEAKLGRELGDWLEEKAAELRNLGGPVSEKPNESLFFVDVSSKEKGQNRKCGKEKPLKIDMILQPDSKVPPPKDILAHQVPNGRKLKRKQRLWEKLADKGVVPRKERLLQERLRKAPAVKGSSTEADSGTNPSRGFYDIWSDSNPLDEALAGKDTWFLEQTKKQPVKRPERLKKAPSQLPAVEVISPGGSYNPSFQAHQALLLQAHEMELKRQKAVERLERQLNFPTAAEAPTQETVFKEQCEGLLEEESDEEGRQESPLEPQEEEPQADSTPPPRFPQAAAGEKKTERQRKKEKEAKRLKTRELGKKAARLRRQELFQLRSLRLQVKQREAELLCRKRAREAKREAEANKPRRLGKLKYEDPDLDVQLSAELAESLRTLKPEGSILRDRFKSLQKRNLIEPRERAKFKRKYRLKYVEKRAFREIT, encoded by the exons ATGGCGCCCGTCACCGGAAGTTGTCTCACCCTCGTGCGCTCTACTTCCTGTTCGCGTAGAAAGAACTGGAGCACCCCTCCTTCTCTCAGACTTTCATGGTCCAAGATGGCGTCACCTGCTTCTTCCCAGGCGGCGTCGGCGGAGAGTTTTTTGGGCTTCGGCCCCAACTCGCGTGACCCGGGCCGGCTCCCTTCGCGGCGGGCCGGTGGTCTGGGTGCTAGGAACCGCAAGAAGGGCTGGAAGCGCTGGCGGGGGCCGGAGGCCAAGCTGGGCCGGGAGCTCGGAGACTggctggaggagaaggcagccgAACTGCGGAACTTGGG AGGGCCAGTGTCAGAGAAGCCAAATGAAAGCCTATTCTTTGTAGACGTCAGCAGTAAAGAAAAAG GCCAAAACCGGAAGTGTGGCAAAGAAAAACCGTTGAAGATTGACATGATCCTACAGCCTGATTCCAAAGTGCCTCCACCCAAAGA CATCCTCGCCCACCAGGTCCCCAACGGCAGGAAACTGAAACGGAAACAGCGGCTCTGGGAGAAGCTGGCAGACAAAGGCGTTGTGCCCCGGAAAGAGCGCCTCCTTCAGGAGAGGTTGCGGAAAGCACCAGCGGTGAAAGGCAGCTCCACGGAAGCAGACAGTGGCACCAATCCCTCCAGGGGGTTCTATGATATTTGGTCAGACTCAA ACCCACTGGATGAAGCCCTGGCCGGGAAGGATACCTGGTTCCTGGAGCAGACCAAAAAACAGCCTGTGAAG CGCCCAGAGAGGCTGAAGAAGGCTCCATCCCAGCTACCAGCTGTGGAGGTCATCTCCCCAGGAGGGTCTTACAATCCCAGTTTCCAAGCTCACCAG GCACTCCTCCTCCAAGCCCATGAAATGGAGCTGAAGAGGCAGAAGGCAGTGGAGAGACTGGAACGTCAGCTGAATTTTCCCACAGCAGCTGAAGCCCCCACCCAG GAGACAGTGTTCAAGGAGCAGTGCGAAGGACTCCTGGAGGAGGAGTCAGACGAGGAAGGGAGGCAGGAAAGCCCGTTGGAGCCGCAGGAGGAAGAGCCGCAGGCAGACTCCACTCCTCCACCTCGTTTTCCCCAAGCAGCGGCaggagaaaagaaaacagagcGGCAGCGGAAGAAGGAGAAAGAGGCCAAGCGGCTG AAAACCCGGGAGTTGGGCAAGAAGGCAGCCCGGCTCCGGCGGCAGGAGCTGTTCCAGCTGCGCTCTCTCCGGCTGCAGGTGAAGCAGCGGGAGGCGGAGTTGTTGTGCCGGAAACGAGCACGGGAGGCCAAGCGGGAGGCAGAAGCCAACAAGCCCAGGCGGCTGGGCAAGCTCAA GTACGAAGATCCTGACCTGGATGTGCAGTTGAGCGCTGAACTGGCTGAGTCTCTAAGGACGCTGAAG CCTGAAGGCAGCATCCTGAGGGACCGGTTCAAGAGCCTACAAAAACGCAACCTCATAGAGCCAAGAGAACGTGCAAA GTTCAAAAGGAAATACCGCCTGAAATATGTTGAAAAACGTGCCTTCCGGGAGATCACGTAA